Proteins co-encoded in one Arachis hypogaea cultivar Tifrunner chromosome 13, arahy.Tifrunner.gnm2.J5K5, whole genome shotgun sequence genomic window:
- the LOC112732561 gene encoding cytochrome P450 86A7-like produces the protein MESLMLIQTSGSTRELRTIVDLQDIFQRFTFDSICSMVLAFDPNCLPNKLTRFPEVAVEKAFNKMEDTILYRHLVPRWFWNLQIWLQIGHENDSIAILRIVEQFFHDRISSSPEERSGFNYTKDDESNFDMLKAPVEESGMEQVDHKFLRDIAVNLLAARRDTISASLCWFFWLVSTHPNVETKILG, from the exons ATGGAATCTTTAATGCTGATTCAGACAAGTGGAAGTACCAGAG AATTAAGAACTATTGTGGACTTGCAAGACATCTTTCAAAGGTTCACTTTTGACAGTATTTGCTCCATGGTGTTGGCATTTGATCCCAATTGCCTTCCTAACAAGCTCACTCGATTCCCTGAGGTTGCTGTTGAGAAAGCTTTCAACAAAATGGAGGATACAATTCTCTATAGACATCTGGTCCCAAGATGGTTCTGGAATTTGCAGATATGGCTTCAAATTGGACATGAGAATGACTCCATTGCTATCCTTCGAATTGTCGAGCAATTCTTCCATGATCGTATATCATCTAGTCCGGAAGAAAGAAGTGGATTCAACTACACCAAAGATGATGAATCAAACTTTGACATGCTTAAAGCTCCTGTAGAGGAAAGTGGAATGGAACAGGTAGATCACAAGTTTCTAAGAGACATTGCAGTTAATCTCTTAGCAGCTAGAAGGGACACAATTAGTGCAAGTTTATGTTGGTTTTTCTGGCTTGTTTCAACTCACCCTAATGTTGAAACCAAAATCCTTGGATAA